A region from the Ichthyobacterium seriolicida genome encodes:
- a CDS encoding DUF5018 domain-containing protein, which produces MKTFSLVKSIIFSFVLLFAFFSSCIKEKKVDPDLSSNLSSENKIISFELINSDNGDKNLRGDIPGIVVDSDFTVSLKVPSDAIFEGLKVKVVISENASVSPKSGSEVTFDLVSGSNPEVYTKVFKVTAQDGSVQDYTVNITKSLSSDRSITSFVLEKSKNVGKIFADRIGLIDEDATPPTITLNVSDAATLDQLKPTIIKSGNSISPDNEAAVSFENSPTDYKVTSGDGQEKTYKVTVIQSLSSDNKISEFKFTKDNSNNTGLKLSRSSTGTRASDVIITDNSDGRTGTIAVKASKLSSITNLLPTTITTHENATISPAISAYDYSNSNSKVYTVTAQDGQTREYTVSVSKELSNEKDMKSFLFENSKNTGKNLGGDCSAGAINSTGSADVAVEVVIPNSATLTSLIPTITSSDHAQVSPASEIAQDFTRNTVKPYVVTAQDGTERNYNIAIVSRRGVDITSFKIKKLDHTPPPSDVRMTGDEVSGTVSSSESANTVTISLDGRDDTDVKLKPEIVVSPGATVNPASKVETTFTYGQPVAYTVTAEDGTTTKTYQVTVRSSSKLKSFKFKAEGGNTSKKIVKEVEGTISGNTVIVKVPYNTDLNGLTPDIELYKGATITAPSGGVTTAQDFSSKKTYTVIAQDGSTSIYTVIVTKEVEPTISEFKFTIASNGSKNLVNDITGTITQNSGNIAGEIIVKVPHNADLTGLTPTVTGASNVTVCKGGAGSTAANSSDDFSNSHDAPKEYSAVDAAGGRKIYNVKVYKEPAITSFKFTNTDNTGTSFPTGITEYTASPINHDSLSAVGTIRITVANTVDVTNLTPSISGTNISTSFTPTALNFSTNSQTIEVAHNDLPGFKKQYTITVNKESDPVLSSFSINADSGKGIIKAVNADISSAGTTGAILLKFPKDNDTDINLNDLTYTSAPDTGYTLTPASPLSGQSIHDQTFTLTKTDTGSKTEYTVTAVKGPFIKTFKFTDSSNNGKNLGGTDVDGTIDHENNTITLEVPSGVTMDAGASANTVTLTPAIELGGDSVTIDPASATTQAFTPDGSTAVQYTVTNSTDKTFTKVYQVTVSKK; this is translated from the coding sequence ATGAAGACATTTTCTCTTGTGAAGAGTATTATTTTCTCTTTTGTGTTGTTATTTGCATTTTTTTCTTCTTGTATCAAGGAAAAAAAGGTAGATCCTGATCTTAGCTCAAATCTGAGTTCAGAGAATAAGATTATATCATTCGAATTGATTAATTCTGATAATGGAGATAAAAACCTTAGAGGAGATATTCCTGGTATCGTTGTAGATAGTGATTTTACAGTATCGTTAAAAGTTCCCTCAGATGCAATTTTTGAAGGGTTAAAAGTCAAGGTAGTCATTTCAGAGAATGCCAGTGTTTCTCCGAAAAGTGGGTCAGAGGTTACTTTTGATCTAGTAAGCGGTTCTAATCCTGAAGTTTATACAAAAGTATTTAAAGTAACAGCTCAAGATGGCAGCGTTCAAGATTATACAGTTAATATAACAAAATCCTTATCTAGTGATCGTTCGATTACAAGTTTTGTATTAGAAAAATCTAAGAATGTGGGCAAGATTTTTGCGGATAGAATAGGACTTATAGATGAAGATGCTACTCCTCCAACTATAACCTTAAACGTATCTGATGCCGCTACTTTAGATCAGTTAAAACCTACAATAATTAAATCAGGTAACAGTATTAGTCCAGATAATGAAGCTGCTGTTTCTTTTGAGAATTCTCCAACAGACTACAAAGTGACTTCTGGGGATGGTCAAGAGAAAACATATAAGGTTACAGTAATTCAGTCTTTATCTTCTGATAATAAAATTTCTGAGTTTAAGTTTACAAAAGACAATAGCAATAATACTGGGTTAAAATTAAGTAGATCTTCAACCGGGACTAGGGCTAGTGACGTTATAATTACTGACAATAGTGATGGTAGAACTGGAACTATAGCAGTAAAAGCATCTAAATTGTCATCTATAACAAATTTACTTCCTACTACTATAACTACCCATGAAAATGCCACTATAAGTCCAGCTATTTCAGCTTATGATTATAGTAATAGCAATTCTAAGGTTTATACTGTAACAGCTCAGGATGGTCAAACAAGAGAGTATACCGTTTCTGTTTCTAAGGAATTATCTAATGAAAAGGATATGAAATCTTTTTTATTTGAAAATTCTAAAAATACTGGAAAAAACCTTGGAGGGGATTGCTCAGCAGGTGCTATAAATTCTACTGGAAGTGCTGATGTTGCTGTAGAAGTTGTGATTCCAAATTCTGCTACTCTGACTAGTTTAATACCTACTATAACGTCCAGTGATCACGCTCAGGTTAGTCCAGCAAGTGAAATAGCGCAGGATTTCACTCGAAATACTGTGAAACCATATGTTGTAACAGCTCAAGATGGAACTGAAAGAAACTATAATATAGCTATAGTATCAAGAAGAGGGGTAGATATAACTTCTTTTAAAATTAAAAAGTTAGATCACACACCTCCTCCTAGCGATGTTAGAATGACAGGAGATGAGGTTTCAGGAACTGTATCGAGTAGCGAAAGTGCTAATACAGTAACTATTTCTTTAGATGGTCGAGATGATACTGATGTAAAATTAAAGCCTGAAATAGTAGTGTCTCCAGGTGCTACGGTAAATCCAGCATCTAAAGTAGAAACTACCTTTACTTATGGTCAACCTGTAGCGTATACTGTAACGGCTGAGGATGGTACTACTACCAAAACATATCAAGTAACTGTAAGATCTAGTTCCAAACTAAAATCATTTAAGTTTAAAGCAGAGGGGGGTAATACTAGTAAAAAAATTGTTAAAGAGGTAGAAGGTACTATAAGTGGTAATACTGTAATTGTGAAGGTTCCATATAATACAGATCTTAATGGTTTAACTCCTGATATAGAATTATATAAAGGAGCTACTATTACAGCCCCTTCAGGAGGAGTTACTACAGCGCAAGATTTTAGTAGTAAAAAAACTTATACAGTTATTGCTCAAGATGGATCGACTAGTATTTACACTGTAATTGTAACCAAAGAAGTGGAACCTACTATATCTGAGTTTAAATTTACTATTGCTTCCAACGGGAGTAAAAATCTTGTAAATGATATTACAGGTACTATTACGCAGAACTCTGGAAATATCGCGGGAGAGATAATTGTTAAAGTTCCTCATAATGCAGATTTAACTGGATTAACTCCAACTGTTACAGGTGCTTCTAACGTTACAGTGTGTAAAGGAGGAGCTGGTAGTACTGCTGCTAACTCTAGCGATGATTTTAGTAATTCTCATGATGCTCCCAAAGAATACAGTGCAGTGGATGCTGCTGGAGGAAGAAAAATTTATAATGTAAAAGTTTATAAAGAGCCAGCTATAACAAGCTTTAAGTTTACTAATACTGATAATACAGGGACTAGTTTCCCTACTGGCATAACTGAATATACTGCCTCGCCTATTAATCATGATAGTTTATCAGCAGTTGGAACTATAAGAATTACAGTTGCTAATACAGTTGATGTAACAAATTTAACGCCTTCTATTTCTGGTACTAATATTAGTACTTCATTTACTCCTACTGCTTTGAATTTCAGTACTAATTCTCAAACTATTGAAGTTGCGCATAATGATTTACCTGGTTTTAAGAAACAGTATACTATAACTGTAAATAAAGAATCTGATCCAGTTTTATCTAGTTTTTCAATAAATGCTGACTCTGGAAAGGGTATTATAAAAGCTGTAAATGCTGATATATCTAGTGCTGGTACTACTGGTGCCATATTGCTAAAGTTTCCAAAAGATAATGATACGGATATTAATTTAAATGACTTGACTTACACTAGCGCTCCTGATACGGGTTATACTTTAACTCCTGCTTCTCCATTAAGTGGACAAAGTATTCATGATCAAACATTCACTCTAACAAAAACTGATACAGGTTCTAAAACAGAATACACTGTAACAGCAGTTAAAGGGCCATTTATCAAGACGTTTAAGTTTACAGATAGCTCTAATAATGGTAAAAATCTAGGCGGTACTGATGTTGACGGGACAATTGATCACGAAAACAATACTATAACATTAGAAGTTCCTAGTGGGGTTACGATGGATGCAGGTGCTAGTGCTAATACAGTAACTTTAACTCCTGCAATTGAGTTGGGAGGGGATAGTGTTACTATTGATCCAGCTAGCGCGACTACTCAGGCTTTTACTCCTGACGGGAGTACTGCTGTTCAGTACACGGTAACTAATTCTACTGATAAAACCTTTACTAAGGTTTATCAAGTTACTGTGAGTAAAAAGTAG
- a CDS encoding DUF5018 domain-containing protein has protein sequence MKSFLFEQSKNTTKSLGGNCSAGTINSTGNADVAVEVVIPKTATLTDLKPTITFSDHAQVSPANEIEQDFARDTAKRYVVTAQDGTERNYDITIVSRRGVDIISFKIKQSDHTPPPSNVRMTGAEISGTVSSSESVNAVTISLDGQDDTSVNLKPEIIVSPGAAVNPASKAETAFTYGTAQTYTVTAEDTNFLKTYEVTLKSSSKLKSFKFKAEGNNISKGIIKDINGIIKGTSITVDIPYNTQLNGLTPDIELYKEATITTPSGGATTAQDFSSQKTYTITAQDGSTSIYTVTLNRETEPTISEFKFLNSNNGGKNLVNDITGEIKGSDIIVKVPRDADLKGLIPTVRASSTLADTNVYKGATGTEAATTSTDFSNSHTSPIQYSAVGPTGGTKVYNVRVYKEPTIRSFKFTNTDNTGASFPASITEYTASPITQNGISANGTIAITVANTVNVTNLKATISGDNFTATNPVSITFTSTSDTSPYSATIEVAHNDLPDFKKQYTITLTKEVEPTISEFKFTTTSNVGKNLGNDITGEIKGSDIVLKVPYDANISALTPTVTPSSGATAHKGTGTDDANSTATSFEGSHTTPVQYSVVGLAGGRKVYNVKVYKAPAIASFKFTSSANGSAGLPTSPTEYTASSINHGSLSANGTIAITVANTVDVTALLKATITGKNISTSITAIDIAFDSSTSGSTYSKTIKVVNKDLTSFEKEYTVNVTKESAPQLTGFTITADTSKGISSNVIGEITQPGSGSNTGTILLKFPKDNDTAIDLNDLTYTIAPIDGHTLAPSAPLAGRSIDGQTFILTKTDTGSKTEYTVQAVKGPYIESFKFGTSNTGISSDISATNINHNTGKITITVPNGVTLSNLTPTITVGENTKSTPSAQTDFSQSATTPVEYIVTSSNSSATDFTKTYNVTVTKEAAPQLTEFKIQANDSKGIKDEVTATLTHPASDSDGRGGR, from the coding sequence ATGAAATCTTTTTTATTTGAACAGTCTAAAAATACTACAAAATCCCTTGGAGGGAATTGCTCAGCAGGGACTATAAATTCTACTGGAAATGCTGATGTTGCTGTAGAAGTTGTAATTCCAAAAACTGCTACTCTGACTGATTTAAAACCTACTATAACGTTTAGTGATCACGCTCAGGTTAGTCCAGCAAATGAAATAGAACAAGATTTTGCTAGAGATACTGCGAAACGATATGTTGTAACAGCTCAAGATGGAACTGAAAGAAACTATGATATAACCATAGTATCAAGAAGAGGAGTAGATATAATTTCTTTTAAAATTAAACAATCAGATCATACACCTCCTCCTAGTAATGTTAGAATGACAGGAGCTGAGATTTCAGGAACTGTATCGAGTAGCGAAAGTGTTAATGCCGTAACTATTTCTTTAGATGGTCAAGATGACACTAGTGTAAATCTAAAGCCTGAAATAATAGTGTCTCCAGGTGCTGCCGTAAATCCAGCATCTAAAGCAGAAACTGCCTTTACTTATGGTACAGCTCAAACTTATACTGTAACGGCTGAGGATACTAATTTTTTAAAAACATATGAAGTAACTTTAAAATCTAGTTCCAAACTAAAATCATTTAAATTTAAAGCAGAGGGGAATAATATTAGTAAAGGGATTATAAAAGATATAAATGGTATTATAAAAGGCACTTCTATAACAGTTGATATCCCATACAATACACAGCTTAATGGTTTAACTCCTGATATAGAATTATATAAGGAGGCTACTATTACCACTCCTTCAGGAGGAGCTACTACAGCGCAAGATTTTAGCAGTCAAAAAACTTATACAATTACTGCTCAAGATGGATCGACTAGTATTTACACTGTAACTCTAAATAGAGAAACTGAACCTACTATATCTGAGTTTAAGTTTTTGAATAGCAATAATGGTGGTAAAAATCTTGTAAATGATATTACAGGTGAGATTAAAGGCAGTGATATAATTGTTAAAGTTCCACGTGATGCAGATTTAAAAGGATTAATTCCAACTGTTAGAGCTTCTTCTACTTTGGCTGATACTAATGTATATAAAGGGGCAACTGGTACTGAAGCAGCTACTACTTCCACTGATTTCAGTAATTCTCATACGAGTCCTATACAATACAGTGCAGTGGGGCCTACTGGAGGAACAAAAGTCTATAACGTGAGAGTTTATAAAGAGCCAACTATAAGAAGCTTTAAGTTTACTAATACTGATAATACAGGGGCTAGTTTCCCTGCTAGCATAACGGAATATACTGCTTCGCCTATTACTCAAAATGGGATATCAGCAAATGGAACTATAGCAATTACAGTTGCTAATACGGTTAATGTAACAAATTTAAAAGCTACTATTTCTGGAGATAATTTTACTGCTACTAATCCTGTAAGTATAACTTTTACCTCTACTAGTGATACTTCTCCTTATTCTGCAACTATTGAAGTTGCACATAATGATTTACCAGATTTTAAGAAACAGTATACTATAACTCTAACTAAAGAAGTGGAACCTACTATATCTGAGTTTAAATTTACTACTACTTCAAACGTGGGTAAAAATCTTGGGAATGATATTACGGGTGAGATTAAAGGCAGTGATATAGTTCTTAAAGTTCCTTATGATGCAAATATTAGTGCGTTGACTCCAACTGTTACACCTTCTTCTGGCGCTACAGCGCATAAGGGGACTGGTACTGATGATGCTAATAGTACTGCTACTAGTTTTGAAGGTTCTCATACAACTCCTGTACAATATAGTGTAGTAGGGCTTGCTGGAGGAAGAAAGGTTTATAATGTTAAGGTTTATAAGGCTCCTGCTATAGCAAGTTTTAAGTTTACTAGTAGTGCTAATGGATCAGCTGGTTTGCCTACTAGTCCAACTGAATATACTGCTTCGTCTATTAATCATGGTAGTTTATCAGCGAATGGAACTATAGCAATTACAGTTGCTAATACAGTTGATGTAACAGCTTTATTAAAAGCTACTATTACTGGGAAGAATATTAGCACTTCAATTACCGCTATAGATATAGCTTTTGATTCTTCGACTAGTGGTTCTACTTATTCTAAAACTATTAAAGTTGTGAATAAGGATTTAACTTCATTTGAAAAAGAGTACACTGTGAATGTGACTAAAGAGTCTGCGCCACAGTTAACAGGGTTTACAATAACTGCTGATACTAGTAAAGGTATTTCAAGTAATGTAATTGGTGAAATAACTCAGCCTGGTAGTGGCAGTAATACTGGGACAATATTGCTAAAGTTTCCAAAAGATAATGATACGGCTATTGATTTAAATGATTTGACTTACACTATCGCTCCTATAGATGGGCATACTTTGGCTCCTAGTGCTCCTTTAGCTGGTAGAAGTATTGATGGACAGACATTTATTTTAACAAAAACCGATACAGGTTCTAAAACAGAATACACCGTGCAAGCAGTTAAGGGGCCTTATATTGAATCTTTTAAATTTGGCACTAGCAATACAGGTATAAGTTCTGATATAAGCGCAACAAATATTAATCATAATACTGGAAAAATAACTATAACAGTTCCTAATGGTGTCACTTTATCTAATTTAACTCCTACAATTACAGTGGGAGAGAACACTAAATCTACTCCTTCTGCTCAGACAGATTTTTCTCAATCTGCTACTACTCCTGTTGAGTATATAGTAACGTCTTCTAATTCTTCAGCTACAGATTTTACCAAAACCTATAATGTAACTGTAACTAAAGAAGCAGCGCCGCAATTAACAGAGTTTAAAATACAGGCTAATGATAGTAAAGGGATTAAAGATGAGGTAACTGCTACGTTAACTCATCCTGCTAGTGATAGTGATGGAAGGGGGGGGAGATAA
- a CDS encoding DUF5018 domain-containing protein → MKFEHKVDNYHTDIVLTGLTPNITYPSSGYRIDHTSGTEVSESIEGKKITLTTTLGSTSEYTVEAVKGPFIKSFKFTNSSNNDKNLGSADVTGVINHADNTITVTLPSTVKKDSDVNNKVTLTPTIELGGDTPIIVSPNTKTSTQFTSDAPVNYKVTGKDRMEKSYQVTVTRTLSTVAQIKSFAIDGHDGDITHTTSDSTNGRIVVPVNSVPGSSTPTITKSDYATITSPIGEQTFTYDAPKEYIVTAENGTTTKTYDVYIHDSTKKLTDSTLEVTGSGGITPTSKVINETTRVITVTVPFGTTGLDTLTLTFGITSSPSSLTLTVDPVGPEDFSNGKEVKYTLKDTSSGSTVVGHYWVKVQVAS, encoded by the coding sequence TTGAAGTTTGAACATAAAGTTGATAACTACCACACTGATATTGTTTTAACAGGATTAACGCCTAACATAACTTATCCTAGTAGTGGATATCGTATAGATCATACTAGTGGAACAGAAGTATCTGAAAGTATTGAAGGTAAAAAAATTACTCTAACAACTACTCTAGGTTCTACCTCAGAATATACCGTAGAAGCAGTTAAAGGGCCGTTTATTAAGAGTTTTAAGTTTACAAATAGCTCTAATAATGATAAAAATCTAGGCAGTGCTGATGTAACGGGGGTAATTAATCATGCTGATAATACCATAACAGTAACACTTCCTAGTACGGTCAAGAAGGATTCAGATGTTAATAACAAAGTAACTCTAACTCCTACAATTGAGTTAGGAGGGGATACTCCTATTATTGTTTCTCCTAATACTAAAACTTCTACGCAGTTTACTAGCGACGCCCCTGTTAATTATAAAGTAACAGGTAAAGATAGAATGGAAAAGAGTTATCAAGTTACAGTAACTAGAACACTTTCAACTGTAGCGCAAATTAAATCATTTGCAATTGATGGCCACGATGGTGATATTACACATACTACTAGCGATAGCACAAATGGAAGAATAGTTGTGCCTGTTAATAGTGTTCCAGGAAGTTCAACTCCTACTATAACAAAATCAGATTATGCTACTATAACTTCTCCAATTGGAGAACAAACATTTACTTATGATGCTCCAAAGGAGTATATTGTAACAGCTGAAAATGGCACTACAACAAAGACTTATGACGTTTATATACATGATTCTACTAAGAAATTAACTGATAGTACTTTGGAAGTAACAGGTAGCGGCGGGATTACTCCAACTTCTAAGGTTATTAATGAAACTACCAGAGTTATAACTGTCACTGTGCCTTTTGGCACTACAGGTTTAGATACTTTAACACTTACTTTTGGTATTACTTCGTCTCCTTCTAGTCTTACTTTAACAGTAGATCCTGTTGGACCAGAGGATTTTTCGAATGGAAAAGAAGTAAAGTATACTCTTAAAGATACTAGTAGTGGTAGTACAGTTGTAGGTCATTATTGGGTTAAGGTTCAAGTAGCTAGTTAA
- a CDS encoding DUF5018 domain-containing protein, producing MFKKNYFVKSIIFSFVLLSVIIFSCEKNNVYQDDLGVCIDSFALLDSENDQKKLGSDIKCDIDHENYTISLTVPSSAELRGLKFNITPCEGVSISPASGEETDFELVEKPSGESTEEASEASSEGSSSKRYKKIFTLTKGEKSQDYTVYVTKESAPKLTEFKISANESKGIKTEISAVITDDTDTATGKILLNIPYNGSIDLTGLSFTAIIPDDHVLNPVIGVISEGIESKEFTLTKTDTGSKRVYTVGVVKGPYISAFKFPVSNTGVTTEVIGTIDHIAGTISVTVPSGVTLSGLTPTIEVGENTKSEYTPSAQADFGSNIQYTVTSSNPSATDFTKVYAVTVTQNAEPTISEFKFLNSNNSSKNLVNDITGTITQNAGNNAGEIIVKVPHDATLEGLTPTITANTSALAGTQVYKGATGTTEANTSNDFTDSHTSPVQYSAVGPAGGRKVYSVKVYKEPAITEFKFESSNNSGADFPSGKTYTGTVTDNTIAVTVANTVNVANLKASIIGDNINATNPVDISFKGSNSPYSTTITVANQYLSDFTKTYTVNLTKEAAPELSSFLINANDGKGIKAGSVTIEITQPSGSNTGTIKLKFEHKVSNHNTDIVLTGLTPTITYPDGYSIDHTSGTALSESIEGKKFILTTTLGSTSEYTVTAVKGPFIKSFKFTNSSNNGKNIDSAPITGAIDHENNTITVTLPSTVKKDSDSGNVVTLTPTIELGGDGSPTVNPAKDGPQQFTSGVPVNYTVTGADGMEKTYAVTVTRTASIEAKITKFTIDSHNGDIAHLISDRGRIVVPVTSVPANTIPTIEKSDYATVSPTGDQTFTSYGESKEYTVTAEDGSTTKTYEVHIYDSTKTIASIDSLKLTDSSSTEITPDSKNIGASTRTITITVPSSTTGLDSLMLTLTDTTPSSNLSIEPTSAQDFSNEKEVKYTLKESSVVKGHYWVKVVKSS from the coding sequence ATGTTTAAGAAAAATTATTTTGTAAAGAGTATTATTTTCTCTTTTGTGTTGTTATCTGTAATTATTTTCTCCTGTGAGAAAAATAATGTTTACCAAGATGATTTAGGTGTATGTATAGATTCATTTGCCTTGCTAGATTCTGAAAATGACCAAAAAAAATTAGGTTCTGATATAAAATGTGATATAGATCATGAGAATTATACTATATCGTTAACAGTTCCTAGTTCGGCTGAATTAAGAGGCTTAAAGTTTAATATAACCCCATGTGAAGGGGTTAGCATATCTCCTGCTAGTGGAGAAGAAACTGATTTTGAACTTGTTGAAAAACCTTCTGGAGAGTCTACTGAGGAAGCTTCTGAAGCGTCTTCTGAGGGATCTTCTTCTAAACGTTATAAAAAGATATTTACTTTAACAAAAGGAGAAAAAAGTCAAGACTATACTGTATATGTAACTAAAGAATCAGCGCCGAAGTTGACAGAGTTTAAAATATCAGCTAATGAAAGTAAAGGAATAAAAACAGAGATATCTGCTGTTATAACTGATGACACTGACACTGCTACAGGTAAGATTTTATTAAATATCCCTTACAATGGGAGTATTGATCTTACTGGTCTAAGTTTTACTGCTATTATTCCAGACGATCATGTTTTAAATCCAGTTATTGGCGTGATAAGTGAAGGTATTGAAAGTAAAGAATTTACTTTAACAAAAACTGACACAGGCTCTAAAAGAGTTTACACTGTTGGGGTAGTTAAAGGACCTTATATTAGTGCCTTTAAATTTCCAGTATCAAATACTGGGGTAACTACTGAAGTAATAGGGACAATCGATCACATTGCTGGCACTATATCTGTAACAGTTCCTAGTGGTGTCACTTTATCTGGTTTAACTCCTACAATTGAGGTGGGTGAGAACACTAAATCTGAATATACTCCTTCTGCTCAGGCAGATTTCGGTTCTAATATTCAGTATACAGTAACATCTTCTAATCCTTCAGCTACAGATTTTACTAAGGTGTATGCAGTTACTGTAACTCAAAATGCTGAACCTACTATATCTGAGTTTAAGTTTTTGAATAGCAATAATAGTAGTAAAAATCTTGTAAATGATATTACAGGTACTATTACACAAAACGCTGGAAATAACGCAGGAGAGATAATTGTTAAAGTTCCTCATGATGCTACATTAGAAGGATTAACTCCAACCATTACAGCTAACACTTCTGCTTTAGCTGGCACTCAAGTATATAAAGGGGCAACTGGCACTACTGAAGCTAACACTTCTAATGATTTTACTGATTCTCATACGAGTCCTGTACAATACAGTGCAGTGGGTCCTGCTGGTGGAAGGAAAGTATATTCTGTAAAAGTTTATAAAGAGCCAGCTATAACGGAGTTTAAGTTTGAAAGTAGTAATAATTCAGGGGCTGATTTTCCTTCTGGAAAAACGTATACTGGCACAGTTACAGATAACACTATAGCAGTTACAGTCGCTAATACGGTTAATGTAGCAAATTTAAAAGCTTCTATTATTGGGGATAATATTAATGCCACTAATCCTGTAGATATAAGTTTTAAAGGTTCTAATTCTCCTTATTCTACAACTATTACAGTTGCAAATCAATATTTATCTGATTTTACCAAAACCTATACTGTTAATTTAACTAAAGAAGCGGCGCCAGAATTATCAAGTTTTTTAATAAATGCTAATGATGGAAAGGGTATTAAGGCTGGTTCTGTAACTATTGAAATAACTCAGCCTAGCGGCAGTAATACTGGAACAATAAAATTGAAGTTTGAACATAAAGTTTCTAACCATAATACTGATATTGTTTTAACAGGATTAACACCTACCATAACTTATCCTGATGGTTATAGTATAGATCATACTAGTGGGACAGCACTATCTGAAAGTATTGAGGGTAAAAAATTTATTCTAACAACTACTCTAGGTTCTACCTCAGAATATACTGTAACAGCAGTTAAAGGCCCGTTTATTAAGTCGTTTAAGTTTACAAATAGCTCTAATAATGGTAAAAATATAGATAGCGCCCCTATAACAGGTGCAATTGATCACGAAAATAATACCATAACAGTAACGCTTCCTAGTACAGTTAAGAAGGATTCAGATTCTGGCAATGTAGTAACTCTAACTCCGACAATTGAGTTAGGAGGAGATGGTTCTCCTACTGTTAATCCTGCTAAGGATGGCCCTCAGCAGTTTACTAGTGGTGTCCCTGTTAATTATACAGTAACAGGTGCAGATGGAATGGAAAAAACTTATGCAGTTACCGTAACCAGAACAGCTTCGATTGAAGCTAAGATTACAAAATTTACAATTGATAGCCACAATGGTGATATTGCACACCTTATTAGTGATAGAGGAAGAATAGTTGTGCCTGTTACTAGTGTTCCAGCAAACACAATTCCTACTATAGAAAAATCAGATTATGCTACTGTAAGTCCAACTGGAGATCAAACTTTTACTTCGTACGGTGAGTCAAAAGAATATACTGTAACAGCTGAGGATGGCTCTACAACAAAGACTTATGAAGTTCATATATATGATTCTACTAAAACTATAGCTAGTATTGATAGTTTAAAACTTACAGATAGTAGTAGTACCGAGATCACTCCAGATTCTAAGAATATTGGTGCATCCACTAGAACTATAACCATTACTGTACCTTCTAGCACTACAGGTTTAGATAGTTTAATGCTTACTTTGACTGATACTACTCCATCTTCTAACCTTAGCATAGAGCCTACTAGTGCTCAAGATTTCTCTAATGAGAAAGAAGTAAAGTATACTCTTAAGGAGAGTAGTGTTGTAAAGGGACATTATTGGGTTAAGGTGGTTAAATCAAGCTAA